The genomic window GCGCAGGGAGGGTGAGGTCACCTTGTCCATGGGCCGCCACTCGACACCGCCGACCTCGTCTTCCTGCAGCACCACCGGCACCTCTGCCGCGGTGTGCAGACGGAAGAGGAACCGGAGGTCGAAGTGCTGGTGACCGGGTTCGCCTTTGCTCGGGCGGGCGTCGATGGTGTGGATGTCGATGTCGAACGGCACGGTCTCGTAGCCGGGCCACGGTGCCACGGCCTGGGGCGGGATCCCGGTCTCCTCGTGCAGTTCCCGCAGCGCCGCCCCTACCAGGGACTCGTCGGCGGGCTCGGGGTGTCCGCCGGGGGCGAGGACCTTCCCGCTCGCAAGGTGCAGCACGTGCAGGACGCGGCCGAGCGGATCGACGACGATCGCGCCGCAGGTGACGTGTCCGGTGAAGGTGGAGCGGCTGGCGATGTCGGTGGGACGGTCGAGGGCGTCCAGGAGTATGCCGAGCTGCTCGCGCTCCTGAGGCTGGCGAGCGAGATAGGTGGCGACGGCCGTGCGGATGTGGTCGTGCGACAACGGCATGGGACGACCTCGGAGGTAGGCGGGGTGGGACGAGTCGGAGGCGGGGTGGGCGTTCGTGTCAGCTCAGCCGCATCCCCTCCGCAGGGATCTCCTCGACGGCGGCGGCGCGAGCGGTGGGCAGGCCCCACTGCTCGCGTGCCGTCTCCGCCGCGGGCGGTGATGACCGCGGCGGCGCCGAGCCACGCCGCATGCCGGGGGACGGCATACCGCGCCGCGGGCAGAGCAGAACGCGGGCGACGCGATCCGAAGGGGAGACGGGAGAGGTCACGTGGCTCTGCCTTCCGAGACGGTAGGGGGGCGAATGTGCAGCGAGGCCCGGCGAACGGTGATCAGGAAGCACCGCCGTTCATCCGGCGCCGCAGCTCCCAGAGTCGGTGAGCAGGGCAGCGCTGCCGGGCACGATCGGCCAGTCCACGGTGATACGGGTGTGCTTCTTGGCGAACACATGCGGTTCGTGGTCCGTGCCCGCCGGGGCACAGCCGGCTGCCGGGCGGGCGGTGATGAGGGGGCAGCGGGCGCTGCGGTGGTTGCGGTGCCAGTGCTCGACCTGCTCGGCCATCTCTTGCGCGGCGAGGTGTCCTTGGGTGCCGTGGCCGTGGACGACGAACTCGTACAGGCCCTTGCCGTCGGTCCCGTCGCCGATGCGTTCGGTGGCCAGCCGGGCGAGGGAGGCTCCGCGGACGATGGCGGCGCCGGGCCAGTGCCGGGGCGGCGGGTTCAGGATCCCGTTGTCGGCGTCGGGGTCGACCGAGAGGCGGCAGAAGCCGGGCAGGGCGCCGGCGAGGTGGAGGGTGAGGGTGTCGAAGGGTTCCTGCCCGCCGACGGTGATGTGGGTGCGGGTCACGGTCGGCTCGCGGGTGAGGGCGGGGGCGAGCTGGTCGACGGGCAGCGGGGTGCCGTCTTCCCATGAGAGGTGGACGCCGGTGCCGGGGACGGTGCGGCGGTTCGTGTTCCAGACGCCGTCGCCCTGCATGGCGACGAAGCCGCAGACGACGAGGGGCTCGTCGCTGTGCAGGGCTCCCTTGTCCTTGGTGAAGCCGATGGCCCAGTGGTAGCCGTGCAGACGCAAGGGTGCGACGAGACGGCCGCCCTCGGCCAGGGCGTCGATCCAGGGCAGGTCCCAGGTGTCGACGGTGACCACGATGGCGTCAAATCCGCCGTCGGGCACCACACCGGCGGGCAGGTGCTCGGCGTCCGCGGTGACCACGCGGACCTGGTCGTATCCGGTCTGGCGCAGGAATCGGGTGGCCCGGTCGGTGACGGCGGGATCGATATCGAGGGTGGTGACCTGGCCGTTCGGGCCGGCGAGTTCGGCGATGAGCGCGGCGTTGTAGCCGCCGGAGCCGATCTCCAGAACGCGGTGGCCTGGCTGGATCCGGGCTGCTTCGAGCATGTCGGCCTGCAGCCAGGGCGCGGAGATGGAGCTGGTGACGGTGCCGTCGTCGCTGTGGCGGGTGGCGACGATGTCGTCGGCGTACGCGGTGTGGAGGGGGACCTCGGGGGCGAAGGCGTGACGGGGCACGGTGCGCAGGGCGTGGTCGACCGCGGGGGTGCGGATGTGTCCTGCGGCGGCGAGCTGGTCGGCCAGCCCGTGGCGCAGGGCGGTGGGGTCGTCGAGGTCCGTGGTGGGCGACGTGGTCACGGCGGGCCTTTCGGTCGAGCGGGTCATACCTGGTCCGAGACGGCGGGCGGGGCGGGGTGGGGGATGGCCGCGGTCGGGGTGTACTGGGCGGCCTGGGCGTCGAACATGGCGGCGTACCGGCCGCGGGCGGCCATGAGTTCGTCGTGGGTGCCGTGCTCGGCGAGGTGCCCGCCTGCGAGGACGTATATGTGGTCGGCGTGGCGGACGCCGGACATGCGGTGGGTGACCAGGACGACAGCCCGGTTCGGGGCGGCGAGGCGGTGGATGCGGTCGAAGGCTTCGATCTCGGCTTCGGGGTCGAGGGCGGAGGTCGGCTCGTCGACGATGAGGACACCGTCTGCCTGTGATGTCGAACTGCGCCAGTGCGTGCGGGCCAGGCCGACTTTCTGCCATTCGCCGCCGGACAGTTCTATGGCGCCGCGGAACATGCGGGCCAGCAGGCTGCGCAGGCCGTCGGGGAGTTTGGCGATGACGGGGCCGGCGGCGGCGTAGTCGACCGAGGGCCCCAGGTCCTGGTCTGTTGCGGGGTGGTCGGGGCGCCCGAGGCGGATGTTCATCGCGGCGGTCACGGGCCAGCGCTGGAAGTCCTGGGTCAGCAGGGAGACCCGCTCGAAGACCTGGGCGCGGTCGAGGCCGGTGAGGTCCGCCTCGCCCCAGCGCAGCGCGCCGGAGGCGGGCAGCAGCATGCCGGAGAGGACCTTCATCAGGGTGCTCTTGCCGGAGCCGTTCTCGCCCACCACCGCGGTCACCGACCCCATCGGCAGGGTCAGGGACACCCCGTCCAGGGCAGCGGTGTCCCGGTCGGGGTAGCGGTAGGTGACCTGGTCCAGAACGATCTCCTTGACCCGTTCCGGTACGGGCGCCCCGCCGGACGGCAGTGTCCGCCGCCCGGCCTGGGCGAGGAAGCGGCCGTGGTCGCGGACGTAGAGGCTCTCCTCGTGGAGCTGGTTGATGTTCATGACCAGTGCGCCCAGGCTCGCCGAGCCGGTGCGCACGGCGATGACAGCGGTCCCGGCGACGGCGAGGCTCATGTGCCCGGCCGTGACCAGCCAGAACATGGCGCCGTAGGTCGCGGCCATGGCCAGGCCGGACAGCGCTGAGGCGACCCATTCGGTCAGGGCCTTGCTGGAGGCGAGGCGTTCTTGTTCGGCCTCCGCGCTCTCGGCCATGCGCTCGTAGCGGCTGAGGAGGAAGGGGCCGACGGCGTGGAGTCGGACCTCCTGGGCGGCGGTGCGTTCGGTGAGCAGGTTGCCGATCAGGCGGCTGGCCCGTACGTGCTCGATCCAGCTCATCACCGACACGTACCGCTCCTGGGCCACGCGCATGGCCCCCCAGCCGCGCGGGGCGGCGATGAGGATCAGCAGGGGCAGCAGCAGCGGGTGCAGTACGGCCAGGACACCGGCGGTGGTGATCAGCGAGATGAGGCCGTTCAGCGCCGCGACGCAGGCGCTGATCATGCGGCGGGCGGAGCCGGGGCCGTGCTGGGCGATGTCGACGAGGCGACGGAAGTCGGGGTCGTCGATGGCCTCCAGTTCGACTTTGGCTGCCGCGGCCAGGTACTGGGTGGTGGCGATCCGCTCCACCTTGGGCTCCAGCCGCCCGGCACGGGAGGTGGACCAGGCGGACAGGGCGGAGTTGACGACACCGACGACCGCGGCGGCCAGGAGACCGGGCAGCAGCGCGTGCAGCCGCTCGGGGGCGCTACCGGTGCCGGCGAGCAGCGCGTGCATGACGGCGTTGACGGCCAGCAGCCCGGCGGCTGCGGCGATGCCCTGGCAGATCTCGCTGACGCCGACCGAGAGCAGGGCACGCCGGTCGGCCTGCCACGCCATGCGCAGCGTGGCGCCGACGAGTGAGGGCATGGAGCGCAGCGCGGACATCATCGTCAGGTCCAGGCTCGCGTGCTCGTGCTGGGACCAGCCCATGTCGTAGCGCAGGGGCCCGCCGAACAGCTCGTGTTCGGCGTCGGAAACCTGCGGGTCGGCCATCGTGACCGGTCCGAAGAACCTCTTCACCGGGCGCCTCCCGCAGGCCAGTCGGTGGCCCGGTGGGACGGGCCGCGGGTCATGCCAGGTACCTCGTATCCGGTCGTGACCCACGGGTGGGCAGGGTGTTGCGGTCGGCGGTGGAGTGCAGGGTGGTGCCCGAGAAGGCGGTGGCGTTTTCGAACGCGGGATGAACGAGCGCAGGGCAGCGTACGGGATTCATGGGGGCTCCTCGGGTGAGGTGCGGACTGGTAATCGGGTAACGGGGGTTCTCCTGTCGCCGTAACGGGTGAAGGCGGGCGAAATCTAGAACCTGAATTCGAATGCCCGGCCTTCTCCTTCTGTGGTCGGGCAGGCGGGCTGTGATGCTGCGTTCGATCACTCATGTGGGTTCCGGTACCTCCGTCAGGGGATTGCCTGGTGCCGCCTTCTGTCCCGCAGAAGTCGCTTCAGGTCGGCTTCGCCGAGGGTGACGGAGTCGGACAGAAACCGCTGATGGCCCGTGGGCATGGTCCCGGCACTGAGACCTGCGGCCCCGACCACCGCGCCGAGTGCGGATGCCCGCTCGGCGCTGGGGATGGCTCTGGCGGGCGGGTGGTGCAGCACTTCACGCGCGGCATAGACGTCGAGACGGGCCGCGTCGGCGAGGGGCTCAAGCGGTCGGGTCGCTCAGATCGATCACGGTGAAGTCGGTCAGAGTCATGAGGAGTTGGCTGGCCCGTGTCCAGGACAGGCGAGGGTCGCCCAGGCGGACGGCTGCGGCGTCGTACACGCGGGGGCCGGACAGGGCCGCCTGGTAGACGGTGCCTTGGACGCCGTAGAAGGTGAAGGCCGAGGCCCGCACAGCCACGTATCGGGCTCGTAGATGGACGCAGGACCGTACCGCCTGGTGGGCGCAGGGGCGGCAGACCGGCGGGTGGGCGGTGTGTTCCGCTCCGGGCCTCAGGTCGTCGGCAGGTGTGTCGACAATCCAGAGCACGCCGTCGGCGGTGCGGTCGGCCGGCCCGCCGCAGACCTGGCAACGGAGCCCCGCCATACACAACCGCTGCCGCAGACTGTGCACCTTCCCGTACTGGGGCACACCATGGCCGGGCTGGGAAGGAGTCCTGCTCCACAGAATCCCGTACGAGTCCCGGTCGAACGACCGCTCGTTCGCGTAGCCGATCCCCCGAAGGCCCCGACGAAACACCATCGGCATGTCCCCGTCCCGCTCCCCGCTCCACCGCGCGATGAACGGCACCGCGCTCCGCTGGGACCCGTGCGATCGCGCCTTGCTCTGGGCTCCGCCGAGCCTGTGCGTCGGCGTTCGTGCAACGTTTCGCGTGTTCATGGAAAGGGGCTCTCTCGTGGACGACGTAGATCGGCGGACAGGTGGAGGGACGTAGGTGAGCTTCCGACGCTGCTCTCAGAGAGGAGCGGTACCTCGGCCCACACGACCTTCCCCAGCTCCGGCTGGCAGGGGTAATGGCCCCATCGCGTGCTCAGACTTGCCACGAGGAAGATGCCTCTTCCTCCGGCCGCTTCGACACCGACCTCCTTCAACCGAGGGGGTGTCGGATCTCGGTCCCGTACCGAGATCCGCACCATCGAGTCGGTGGCCTCCAGCACCAGCTTGACGGTGCTGACCGGCTCCGGGTTGGACGGGAGTGAGCCCGCCGCCGTCCCCGGGTGGCGGATCGCGTTGGTGACCAGCTCGGACACCACGAGGCGGGTCGTCTCGACGGTCTCCTCGGAGCACACCTTCCAGCCCGGCAGCACGTCCGCGACGTGCCGTCGAGCCGAGGCGGGCGAACTGGGCGTATCCGCCAACGTCAGGATGCTGATCAAGGGTGATGCCTGGGACACGATGTACCTCCCGGTCGGAGGGGAGCGTTCGGCTGCTGGCTCTCGACTCGTTCTCGATTCGGGTCGCCCTGCCCGGAGGCGAGGCGGATCGCCGGCACACGGACTGGCGACAGCCTCGCCGTAGACCCTTGAAGTGGTAGGCATCCACAGAACCGTCTCGGCACCGCTCGCAGCAGGGGCAACAGGGGGTGTAATCAAGCAGGCGGGGATGCAGGAAGGCACCAGGAGGAAGCGATGTCCACCATCAGGGAAACCAGCGCAGCGGGTGGGCGGGGCGGTCGCTTCGAAGGGCGCCGAATGGTGGTGACCGGTGGTTCCCGTGGCCTTGGAGAGCAAGTGGTCCGGCTGCTGCTCTCCGAGGGGGCCGTTGTCGCAACCTGCGGGCGGACGGCCGATCACCTCGACGCCCTACGTGACGCCGTTGAGCCTGGCGATCGACACCGGCTGGTCACGCGAGTTCTTGACCTCGTCGAATCTGGGGCTGTCGAGACCTTCGTCGCGGAGGCAGCCGACGAACTCGGCGGCCTGGACGGTGCGGTCGCGAGCGCCGGTGGAGCGCGGGGTCGCGGTATCGCCGAAGCCACGCATCAGGACTGGTCGACGACCTGGGAGATGAACGCGGGACACGCTGCCCGGCTCATCGGCTCGGCGGTTCCCCACCTGCGGGCCGCCGGCGGCGGGTCCGTGGTGGTGGTCTCGTCGATCTCCGGCTCCCGGCCGGGTCCCCAGGCTCAGTACGGGGCTGCCAAGGCCGCTCAGATCCACATGGTGTCGTCTCTGGCGCGGGAGCTGGGCGCCGACGGCATCCGGGTTAACACCGTCAGCCCGGGGTCGATGCTCATCCGGGGAAAGCGCTGGGACCGAATGCGGGAGGAGGACCCGGCCGCCTTCGACAGGTTCCGTGACGAGTTCCCCGGCCGTGAGCTGGTCGAGCCGCGCGAGGTCGCCGACGTGATCGCCTTCCTGCTGTCGGCGGAGTCCCGGGGGGTGACAGGGGCCAACATCCCCGTTGACCGGGGGCAGAACGCCCCTACACCCGACGGGTACTGATCAGCGGACCTCAGGCCGCCTCGCCGAGAATCGGCCGAGCCTTCCGCTCGAAGTCACGCACGAGAGCCTCGGTCCGGCGAGGAGCGAGCCGGGACCGGAAGTCTCTGAGCGCCTGCACCGACCGCTCGCTGTGGACGTCTCCCAACTGGTCCAGCGCACGTGTCGCCGTTCCGATGGCCTCGTCCAGACGGTTCTGCTGGAAGAGGGCCGTCGCCAGTACGGAGCGGCTGATGGCCTGCCGGCGGCGCCGGTTGGCGTTGGCCCGCACGGACGCTTCCGCCAGGCGCTCCGCCTCCGCGGACTCACCGAGATCGCGGTGGACGAGCGCGGCCTCCGCTTCCAGATAGTGATGATCCAGATATCCGACCCAGCGGGACTCCTCGTCGGTCCCGCGGCTCAGGTCGAAAGCCGCGGTCGCGGCGACCAGGGAGCGGGTCGCCGGTTGTGAGTCGCCCAGAGCGGCGTGGCCACGGGCGGCCATCGCGTGCAAGCGCATCAGCCCGAGCGGACTGCCCGCGGACTTGGCTGTGGCGATCCCGGCGCGGGCAAGCGAGATCCCTTCGGCCGGATTTCCGAGGCTGGTGGCCAGGTGGGACATGCCGGCCAGGATCTGACCGCCGAGAACGCGGTCACCGCCTTCGGCACACAGCCGGAGGGCCTGGGTCATGTACCGCTGTGCCAGGCCGTAGTCGGCGGAGTCGTACGAGCACCACCCGGCCATCGCGGCGAGTTTGGCCGCGGACGTGAAGAGAAGGCGTCGCTGGTGGGGAGGCGTGCCGCGCTGTTGGAGCATCGGCGTCAGCTCTGTGCTCAGGTAATTCACGATGCTGGCCCGGACGCCGCCACCACCGAACCTGTTGTCCATCTCATCGAACATGCTGATCATCGCCCGCACACGCTGCGCAGGGCCTCCGCCCGCAACAGCGGCCAGCCGTGGCGCCTGGTCCTCCTCCAGGAGCCAGAGCAGCCACTGGCGCTGGGGATCCATCAAGGCCGTCGCCACGAACGGAACGGTCCCGAGCAGACTGCGGCGCGAGGTGTCGGTGGAGCCGAGCTCCGCGAGGATGTGCAGCGTTTCGGCCACATCTTCACGATACGTCAGTGCTTTTGCTACGACCGGGCGTTGCGGCTCAGTGGGGAAAGCGAGATCGACCTGCGACACCGGGCGGCCGAGAAATCCCGCCAGGGCAGCGGCGATGAACTCCGGAGCCCGCCCTCGCGGGATCATGCCGACGAGCCACCAGGTGACGGACGCCTTGTCGTACCGCGACACCACGCCCTGTGCCCGTCCGAGTTCGTTGACCTTGCGGGCCAAGGCCGCATGTGAGCAACCGGCTTCGAGGATCGCCGACCCCAGTGCGGTGTTCCCGTCCGCAGGGCCTCTGTTCCTGACCATGTTCTGATGATGCCCTGTCGGTCACGCGGCGTCCCAGTCTTCGTACGGCGGGTAGCTGATTTACAACCCCTATGCAACCGAACAACCCTGACGACCCCTCGTCGGGAGCCTGTCCCCGCCCGAGACTGAGAACGCGGGGGCGAAGGTCCAGTGCTCCGGGGGATCCCGTGGCCTGAGGTAGCCCCGGCAGAGGGAGGGGAACGATGAGCCCAGTCGTGATCTTGGATTGCTTCACCGTCGAGCCGAGCGGCCTCGGTGTGCCGCCCTACCTGTCGACGTACGTCCGGAGCGCATGGTCGGCTCTGCGGCGGTCCCGGCCGGACGCAGACGCGCGTTACCTGACGATCGACGACGTCCGCTGGTGCCTCGCGGGCGGAAGGCCCGCTGTGGAGCCGCCGCAGAGCGATCCCCTGACGTACTCCGTCACCGCCAACCGCGACAACGCCATCCAGCTCCTGCGTGACGCCGAGCTGGTCGTCGTGGTCGCCGGTGACGCGGTGCCGTCCGTCCACCTGCACGCCGTGAACGGCTCGCCGGAGGAGATCGCCCGCGCCCTCGCGTGCGTCCGGGGCCGACGCTGCCTTCTCGGGCCGCTGTCGGCGTACGTGAACGACGCTCCCGCGCAGTACGCCGGGCTGTTCGACGCCGTGCACGCGGCGACCATCACGTCCAGGGACGTCACCCTGGGCAGCCGCCAGGCGGCGCCGTACGACCTGATGCGCGGAGACCGGGACGACTTCAGCGGGCTGGTCGCGCAAATGCCGTGGCGACCGATCGCCGAGCTGGAGCTGTACCGCGGGTGCACGCGCCGGAAGTTCTGCGACTTCTGCAACGAGCCGGCCAAGTCGCCGCTCGTCGCCTTCCGGGACGTCGAGGACGTCGTGGAGGAGGCCGCCCAGCTCTACGCGGCCGGAATCCGCAACTTCCGGCTCGGCCAGCAGACCTGCTTCTTCTCCTACCGCAACCGGGACGAGGAAGCGATCCGAGCACTGCTCGGCGGCATCCGGGAGCGTTGCCCGGAGCTGGAGGTGCTCCACATCGACAACGCGGACCCGCTCGCCGTGGCGGCCCCGGTCGGGGCAAGGATCGCCAAGCTGGTGGCCGAGTACTGCACCGAGGGCAACTGCGCGCCGATGGGCATCGAGAGCTTCGATCCGGCCGTCGTCGACCGGAACAACCTCACGTGCACCCCCGACATCCTGATGCGTGCCGTCCAGCACATCAACGAGGCCGGCGCAGGCAGCGGCCCCGGTGGACTGCCGAAGCTCCTGCCCGGCCTGAACCTGATCTACGGACTGCCCGGCGAAACCCACGGCACCCACGTCGCCAACCTTCTGGGCCTCAGCCGGATCCTCGACGCGGGGCTCCTGTGCCACCGCACCAACGTCCGGTTGGCCCGAGCCTTCCCGGGAACGCCGCTGGCCGCCCTCGGCCAGCAGGATCCCCTGCCGTCCGCCGAGCACTTCGCCTCGTGGAAGGCGGACATCGACTTCGGCTGGGACCAGCCGATGAAGGAGCGCGTGTACCCCACCGGATTGCGCGTCCCGGGCCTGCACTCCTACTTCGTCGGCCAGGGCGGCACCTGGTGGCGGCGCCTGGGCTCGTACTCGATCCAGATCATCGAGCGCGACACCGCCACCCCCGTGGGAACCGTCGGCGACCTCACCGTCACCGGCCATGCCCCTCGGACGATCTATGGAGAGCGCTTTGCCGCAGCGGCCTGAGGGCACCCTCGCCCTGCTCGCGAGGCTTGACGAGGGCAGCAGCCGCACGGTCCGCGTCGGGGTGCTGCTGCCCTGGGCCAACGTCGCCGTCGAGACCGAACTCCCGCGCCTGGGCCTGACGCACACGGTCTTCCACCACGCCCGTCTCGTGCCGGAGTCACGGACCACGGCGGTCGACGACGCCTTCTGGAACGGACTGCGCGAAGCCGCCGCCGGAGCGCTGGACTCGTTGTCGCACGTGCCGCTGGACGCGGTCGTCCTCGCCTGCACCTCGGCGGGATTCACCGGCGGTCCTGAGTTGCCGCCCGGCGTCATCACGGCGTTCGACGCCTTGGTCGGCGCCCTGGCCTCGGCCCGACTGGGGCGGGTCATCCTGGCCACGCCCTATCCGCACCCGGTGACCGCGGCGGAGAGCGAGGCTCTGAGCAAGATGGGCATCGATGTCCTGGCCCACGCGAGCCTGGGGCTCGATGACGGCTATCCGGCGGTCAGTGCGGAGGAAGTGCTGGCCCTGGTCAGCGCCCTGCCGGAGGGGGCGGTGCGGGCGGCTGACGCCGTCGTGCTGTCGTGCACCGGGTGGCACACCCTTCCGGTCGTCCGGGACGTGGAGCAGGCAACGGGTAAGCCCGTGGTTACGTCCAACCTCGCCATCGGGCTGCTGGCAGCCCGCATTTCCGCCGGAGCAGCCCTGTGACCCTCGAACGTCCAAGGCCCCGCTCGATCGACAACCGGCGTATCCACCGCCTTGTCGAACGGGCCGCCGCCCTGCCCGACGTCCGCACCGAGGTCGAGGCCAACCACGACGACAACCGGTGGTGGCCGTTGTCCATCACCGATCCCCGCATGCGCATGCTCGCCGCCGGCTGGTCCACCCGGGTGTCCTACCGGATGGTGGAGACCTACCGGCAGGTGATCCTGACGGCCGACGCCCGCGGGTTCGACGCGCTGGCGAACGCGTCGGACGGCGACCTCGCCGCGCTGGTCCGGCCGATCGGACTGCCCCGAACCCGGATCGACTACCTGCGCTCGCTCGCCGACCTGTGCACGCTGTGGGACAAGCACGCGATCGATCCGTCATCTCCCACCGCAGACGTCGATGACCTCGTGGCGGACTATGCCGAACGGGTACGCGGTGCCTCCTTCAAGGTCGCGCAGTGCGCCCTGCTCAACGCCCGCGGCTACCACAGCGGCATCATCCCGGTGGACTCCGGAATGGTCGGCAAGCTCGCACCCGCTCTCGGCATTGAGCTGCCGAACGGTGCGGTCGCCCACGAGAGGTTCCGGCACATCCTCGAAGCGGCGGTCCACGCGCACCGCGAAGACTTCCGGGCGCTCGCGTTCCGGCACGAGTACGCGGTCACTATCCCGGACGGCGTCAGGCCGACCTGGTGGGTCCACCTGGTCCTCATCTATTTCAAGCGCCTCTACCTCAACGGCCCGTCCCCTCGGCTGTGCACCCACCGACCGGTGTGCACGCAGGTGGTCGACTGCCCGCATCGGAAGCGTGGAAGGTGACCGCGCTGGCCGTGATCGGCAACGTCTCCCGCGACACGACGCGCTACCCCGACGCCGGGGAGGCACCAGCCTCGGCGGCGCGGCACTGCTGATCTCGCTGGCCGCCACCCGGGCCGGACTCCGCGCCGGACCGGTCTGCGTCCTGGGCGACGACCTCGCCCACCTCCCGGAGGCAGCCGATTTCGCGGCACTGGACTGGTCGGCGGCATCCCGACTCACAGGCCCGACTCCGTCGTTCGGCCTCACCTACGACGTGACCGGTGAACTGCTCGCGGTCACCGCTGACTACGGCGTCGCCGAGAAACTCACCGACCACGTGCTCGCACACCTGGCCCGCTCCGCCGACGGCACGTACCACGTCTGCTGCCGGCGCCCCCTCGGCGTCCGCGCGGTCCTCGCCGAGCTGACCAGACAACGGGCCGACTTCAGCCTCGACTTCTACCTGCCCAGCGCAGCACCGCTGATCCGGGAGGCTCTTCCCTGGCTGGCGGAGGCGTCCACCGTCTTCGTCAACGCGGCTGAATACCAGGCACTCCGGGGCCTGGTCGATCCCGCCCACTTGCGGGAAGTCGTGATCACTGACGGCCCCCGCACGGCGCGCGTCCTTGAGTCCGGGCGGGCAGTCGCCGAGGCCCGGCCGCCGACCCGCGCTGCTCGCGACGTGACCGGGGCGGGCGACACGCTGGCCGGCACCTACCGTGCACAGCGCGCCCAAGGCTCCACGGCTCAGCAGGCTCTCGCCCGGGCGGTGTTCGCCGCCGCCGAGCACGTCACAGCACCGCCCCTGCCGATTCCGGCGCCCCGCCGCGCCTGACCCATCCGTTGGGAGCACCCGGTGTATTACATCGCTCACCGGCTCTTCGCCGCGCACGACCGCGCCTTGGGCGCCGACCTCGCTGACCGCCTGGCCGACAAGACCGGCCCGGACCGCGTCTTCCTGCCGTTCTGCGACACCGACGAGGAACAACTGGTCGCCGACGTCAAGGGACGACGTCTCTTCGAGCTGGACCGTGAACGCCTTCGTCGCATCGACGCGATGGTGGCCATCCTGCACGGCCCGAGCCTGGACGACGGCGTCTGCATGGAGATCGGGTACGCCTGGGCGTGCGGCGTGCCGGTCGTCGTACTGACGACGGACTTCCAGACGTACTCGCTGACGGAGGACGGTCCGCGGCTCGAATTCCCCGATCCGTTGATCGAGGCGGCGGCGACTCGCGTCATCCGGCTACCCCGCCTTGGCACGCCGAGTACCGCGTCGGGGTCGGGTACGGCCTCACGTTTCACCGCTTTCCGCGAGCGCAACCTCGTGCAAGTGGCGTCCGCACTCGATACCGCTGTCGAGGCTCTGCTCGAACTGTCGGCGACTGCTCGATACGAACCTCACCCACCGGTTGGAGGGGAGGCGTACGTGGAGCCCTCTCCGTACAGCCGTCAGGGTGTCGATCATCTCGTCCAGGCGTGCGTCTCAGTCGGGCACCGCATTGTCGGGCCGCAGCGTTTTGCCGCGCCTGAACCCGTCTCGGCTGGTCTGGCAGACCTGACAGCCGCTGTAGGTGCGAGACGACTCCTTGTCGACGTCTCCGGACCGGAAACCCCACCCGGTGGCGCACTGTTGATCGGCGCCGCGTGCGCCTCCGGCACGCCCACTGCTGCCTACGCCTGCCGAACCGGCTTCACCCACGCCGTCGGGCGT from Streptomyces sp. NBC_01198 includes these protein-coding regions:
- the fxlM gene encoding methyltransferase, FxLD system, with the protein product MTTSPTTDLDDPTALRHGLADQLAAAGHIRTPAVDHALRTVPRHAFAPEVPLHTAYADDIVATRHSDDGTVTSSISAPWLQADMLEAARIQPGHRVLEIGSGGYNAALIAELAGPNGQVTTLDIDPAVTDRATRFLRQTGYDQVRVVTADAEHLPAGVVPDGGFDAIVVTVDTWDLPWIDALAEGGRLVAPLRLHGYHWAIGFTKDKGALHSDEPLVVCGFVAMQGDGVWNTNRRTVPGTGVHLSWEDGTPLPVDQLAPALTREPTVTRTHITVGGQEPFDTLTLHLAGALPGFCRLSVDPDADNGILNPPPRHWPGAAIVRGASLARLATERIGDGTDGKGLYEFVVHGHGTQGHLAAQEMAEQVEHWHRNHRSARCPLITARPAAGCAPAGTDHEPHVFAKKHTRITVDWPIVPGSAALLTDSGSCGAG
- a CDS encoding maleate cis-trans isomerase family protein, which encodes MPQRPEGTLALLARLDEGSSRTVRVGVLLPWANVAVETELPRLGLTHTVFHHARLVPESRTTAVDDAFWNGLREAAAGALDSLSHVPLDAVVLACTSAGFTGGPELPPGVITAFDALVGALASARLGRVILATPYPHPVTAAESEALSKMGIDVLAHASLGLDDGYPAVSAEEVLALVSALPEGAVRAADAVVLSCTGWHTLPVVRDVEQATGKPVVTSNLAIGLLAARISAGAAL
- a CDS encoding SDR family NAD(P)-dependent oxidoreductase, coding for MSTIRETSAAGGRGGRFEGRRMVVTGGSRGLGEQVVRLLLSEGAVVATCGRTADHLDALRDAVEPGDRHRLVTRVLDLVESGAVETFVAEAADELGGLDGAVASAGGARGRGIAEATHQDWSTTWEMNAGHAARLIGSAVPHLRAAGGGSVVVVSSISGSRPGPQAQYGAAKAAQIHMVSSLARELGADGIRVNTVSPGSMLIRGKRWDRMREEDPAAFDRFRDEFPGRELVEPREVADVIAFLLSAESRGVTGANIPVDRGQNAPTPDGY
- a CDS encoding ATP-binding protein, which gives rise to MSQASPLISILTLADTPSSPASARRHVADVLPGWKVCSEETVETTRLVVSELVTNAIRHPGTAAGSLPSNPEPVSTVKLVLEATDSMVRISVRDRDPTPPRLKEVGVEAAGGRGIFLVASLSTRWGHYPCQPELGKVVWAEVPLLSESSVGSSPTSLHLSADLRRPRESPFP
- a CDS encoding ABC transporter ATP-binding protein; its protein translation is MKRFFGPVTMADPQVSDAEHELFGGPLRYDMGWSQHEHASLDLTMMSALRSMPSLVGATLRMAWQADRRALLSVGVSEICQGIAAAAGLLAVNAVMHALLAGTGSAPERLHALLPGLLAAAVVGVVNSALSAWSTSRAGRLEPKVERIATTQYLAAAAKVELEAIDDPDFRRLVDIAQHGPGSARRMISACVAALNGLISLITTAGVLAVLHPLLLPLLILIAAPRGWGAMRVAQERYVSVMSWIEHVRASRLIGNLLTERTAAQEVRLHAVGPFLLSRYERMAESAEAEQERLASSKALTEWVASALSGLAMAATYGAMFWLVTAGHMSLAVAGTAVIAVRTGSASLGALVMNINQLHEESLYVRDHGRFLAQAGRRTLPSGGAPVPERVKEIVLDQVTYRYPDRDTAALDGVSLTLPMGSVTAVVGENGSGKSTLMKVLSGMLLPASGALRWGEADLTGLDRAQVFERVSLLTQDFQRWPVTAAMNIRLGRPDHPATDQDLGPSVDYAAAGPVIAKLPDGLRSLLARMFRGAIELSGGEWQKVGLARTHWRSSTSQADGVLIVDEPTSALDPEAEIEAFDRIHRLAAPNRAVVLVTHRMSGVRHADHIYVLAGGHLAEHGTHDELMAARGRYAAMFDAQAAQYTPTAAIPHPAPPAVSDQV
- a CDS encoding radical SAM protein — translated: MSPVVILDCFTVEPSGLGVPPYLSTYVRSAWSALRRSRPDADARYLTIDDVRWCLAGGRPAVEPPQSDPLTYSVTANRDNAIQLLRDAELVVVVAGDAVPSVHLHAVNGSPEEIARALACVRGRRCLLGPLSAYVNDAPAQYAGLFDAVHAATITSRDVTLGSRQAAPYDLMRGDRDDFSGLVAQMPWRPIAELELYRGCTRRKFCDFCNEPAKSPLVAFRDVEDVVEEAAQLYAAGIRNFRLGQQTCFFSYRNRDEEAIRALLGGIRERCPELEVLHIDNADPLAVAAPVGARIAKLVAEYCTEGNCAPMGIESFDPAVVDRNNLTCTPDILMRAVQHINEAGAGSGPGGLPKLLPGLNLIYGLPGETHGTHVANLLGLSRILDAGLLCHRTNVRLARAFPGTPLAALGQQDPLPSAEHFASWKADIDFGWDQPMKERVYPTGLRVPGLHSYFVGQGGTWWRRLGSYSIQIIERDTATPVGTVGDLTVTGHAPRTIYGERFAAAA